A part of Puntigrus tetrazona isolate hp1 chromosome 21, ASM1883169v1, whole genome shotgun sequence genomic DNA contains:
- the LOC122326975 gene encoding olfactory receptor 52E8-like: MDNMSYPVILTLMMPKETKLYRHVYFTCFLALYLLILSINIRLVMVIITEKALHEPMYIFLGHLCVNGVYGTSGFYPKILSDLILDSYVISSHMCTLQTYVIYSSLLSEITILTVMAYDRYVAICKPLEYHSKLTKITIVKLILFSWIVPNSLSAAPTLLSSLRPFCKYHIDKLYCDNWSIVKLSCLSSFVNNVFGYVNTVIFSILIVFIIVTYIKLISACKLCLESRRKFWQTCLPHILSLINFTFALLFDVMYSRYGVNDIPESLRNFLALELLIVPPVFNPLIYGLNIRAVRKRVFGSYVASRVNVFPKI; the protein is encoded by the coding sequence ATGGATAACATGTCATATCCTGTGATACTGACCCTTATGATGCCAAaagaaactaaattatatagacatgtatattttacttgttttcttGCCTTATATCTCCTTATATTGTCAATTAATATTCGTCTTGTAATGGTTATCATCACGGAAAAAGCTCTTCATGAACCAATGTACATATTTCTAGGTCATCTGTGTGTAAATGGGGTTTATGGAACCTCAGGATTCTACCCTAAAATTCTGTCTGATTTAATATTGGATTCATACGTAATCTCCTCTCACATGTGTACTTTACAAACCTATGTTATCTACAGCTCTTTACTTTCTGAGATCACAATATTAACAGTGATGGCTTATGATAGATATGTAGCCATATGCAAACCTTTAGAGTATCATTCTAAACTAACTAAAATTACCATTGTGAAACTGATTCTGTTCTCATGGATTGTTCCTAACTCCTTGTCAGCTGCACCAACCCTTTTATCAAGCCTGAGGCCCTTTTGTAAATATCACATTGACAAATTATACTGTGACAACTGGTCAATTGTAAAACTGTCTTGTCTATCAAGTTTTGTTAACAATGTCTTTGGATATGTCAATACTGTTATATTTTCTATCCTTATAGTTTTTATCATAGTGACTTACATTAAACTGATCTCTGCATGTAAATTGTGTTTAGAAAGCAGGAGGAAATTTTGGCAAACATGTCTACCACACATATTATCACTAATAAATTTTacttttgctttgcttttcgATGTTATGTATAGTAGATATGGTGTAAACGATATTCCAGAGAGTTTGCGTAATTTTTTGGCTCTAGAACTGTTGATAGTTCCACCTGTTTTCAATCCTCTAATCTATGGGTTAAATATTAGAGCAGTGCGCAAAAGGGTTTTTGGTTCATATGTTGCATCAAGAGTAAATGTTTttccaaaaatctaa